From the Aphelocoma coerulescens isolate FSJ_1873_10779 chromosome 10, UR_Acoe_1.0, whole genome shotgun sequence genome, one window contains:
- the PSMA4 gene encoding proteasome subunit alpha type-4 isoform X2 — MEAIGHAGTCLGILANDGVLLAAERRNIHKLLDEVFFSEKIYKLNEDMACSVAGITSDANVLTNELRLIAQRYLLQYQEPIPCEQLVTALCDIKQAYTQFGGKRPFGVSLLYIGWDKHYGFQLYQSDPSGNYGGWKATCIGNNSAAAVSMLKQDYKEGEMTLKTALALAIKVLNKTMDVSKLSAEKVEIATLTRENGKTVIRVLKQKEVEQLIKQHEEEEAKAEREKKEKEQKEKDK; from the exons ATGGAAGCCATCGGGCATGCAGGCACTTGCCTGGGAATTCTAGCAAATGATGGAGttctgctggcagcagagaggCGCAACATTCACAAGCTTCTTGATGAAGTGTTTTTCTCAGAGAAAATATACAAACTTAACGA GGATATGGCGTGCAGTGTTGCAGGAATAACTTCAGATGCCAATGTTCTAACAAATGAGCTGAGACTGATTGCACAGAG GTATTTGTTGCAGTATCAAGAGCCCATTCCTTGTGAACAACTAGTAACAGCACTGTGTGATATCAAGCAGGCTTATACACAGTTTGGAG GAAAACGTCCTTTTGGTGTTTCATTGCTCTACATTGGCTGGGATAAACATTATGGATTTCAGCTGTATCAAAGTGATCCTAGTGGAAATTATGGAGGGTGGAAAGCCACATGCATTGGGAATAATAGTGCT GCAGCTGTGTCAATGCTGAAGCAAGACTACAAAGAAGGGGAAATGACCTTAAAGACTGCCCTGGCATTGGCCATTAAGGTTCTAAACAAAACCATGGATGTCAGCAAGCTCTCTGCTGAGAAAG TTGAAATTGCAACACTGACAAGAGAGAACGGAAAGACAGTAATAAGGGTTCTGAAGCAAAAGGAGGTGGAACAATTGATAAAACaacatgaggaggaggaagcaaaAGCTGAACgtgaaaagaaggagaaagaacaaaaagagaaggATAAATAG
- the PSMA4 gene encoding proteasome subunit alpha type-4 isoform X1 — translation MSRRYDSRTTIFSPEGRLYQVEYAMEAIGHAGTCLGILANDGVLLAAERRNIHKLLDEVFFSEKIYKLNEDMACSVAGITSDANVLTNELRLIAQRYLLQYQEPIPCEQLVTALCDIKQAYTQFGGKRPFGVSLLYIGWDKHYGFQLYQSDPSGNYGGWKATCIGNNSAAAVSMLKQDYKEGEMTLKTALALAIKVLNKTMDVSKLSAEKVEIATLTRENGKTVIRVLKQKEVEQLIKQHEEEEAKAEREKKEKEQKEKDK, via the exons ATG TCTCGAAGATATGACTCCAGAACTACCATATTTTCTCCGGAAG GTCGCCTGTACCAGGTTGAGTATGCAATGGAAGCCATCGGGCATGCAGGCACTTGCCTGGGAATTCTAGCAAATGATGGAGttctgctggcagcagagaggCGCAACATTCACAAGCTTCTTGATGAAGTGTTTTTCTCAGAGAAAATATACAAACTTAACGA GGATATGGCGTGCAGTGTTGCAGGAATAACTTCAGATGCCAATGTTCTAACAAATGAGCTGAGACTGATTGCACAGAG GTATTTGTTGCAGTATCAAGAGCCCATTCCTTGTGAACAACTAGTAACAGCACTGTGTGATATCAAGCAGGCTTATACACAGTTTGGAG GAAAACGTCCTTTTGGTGTTTCATTGCTCTACATTGGCTGGGATAAACATTATGGATTTCAGCTGTATCAAAGTGATCCTAGTGGAAATTATGGAGGGTGGAAAGCCACATGCATTGGGAATAATAGTGCT GCAGCTGTGTCAATGCTGAAGCAAGACTACAAAGAAGGGGAAATGACCTTAAAGACTGCCCTGGCATTGGCCATTAAGGTTCTAAACAAAACCATGGATGTCAGCAAGCTCTCTGCTGAGAAAG TTGAAATTGCAACACTGACAAGAGAGAACGGAAAGACAGTAATAAGGGTTCTGAAGCAAAAGGAGGTGGAACAATTGATAAAACaacatgaggaggaggaagcaaaAGCTGAACgtgaaaagaaggagaaagaacaaaaagagaaggATAAATAG